A genomic region of Micromonospora sp. NBC_01796 contains the following coding sequences:
- a CDS encoding ThuA domain-containing protein: MSRPRPRHALRGTLSHALLSLAVAVTSTAAALVAAPSAAQAAPAAAAADPYSVLVFSKTAGFRHGSIPSGIAAIQQLGTANGFSVTATEDGAAFTDANLAQYKAVIWLSTTGDVLDDTQQAAFERYIEAGGGYVGVHAASDTEYNWPWYGGLVGAYFNAHPANQQATVKVEDPAHPSTAGLPAQWSRFDEWYNFRTNPRANVHVLASLDERSYTPGSGAMGADHPTAWCQDYEGGRSWYTGGGHTNESFAEPEFLTHLLGGIETAAGVVEADCSATKTSSFEKVSLDSNTNNPMELDIAPDGRVFYVERDGRIQIIKPDTGTTVTAVTLPVFTGNEDGLLGIHLDPDFATNNWVYVYYAPAGGAARNYLSRFTVEGDTVNAATEKVVLQVPTQRNTCCHAGGSIAFDSQGNLYLALGDNTNPFESDSFTPIDERPGRQDYDAQRSSGNTNDLRGKVLRIHPEDDGTYTVPAGNLFAPGTALTKPEIYAMGFRNPFRIGIDPQTDTLYVGDYGPDAGAANPNRGPEGTVEWNIVGPGNYGWPYCHGANYAYNDYPFPSGPSGAKFDCAAPVNNSPNNTGLTNLPPAISATVDFDYSGNPLFPEIGGGGAPMGGPVYRYDENLNSERKWPAYYDGKALLGEWNQNKMYTMQVSADGKSLVDINQLLTGMTMLRPMDFEFGPDGALYLIEWGTGFGGNNDNSGIYRIDYTAGERAPIAVATAEPTSGPAPLAVQFSSAGSRDPDGGTLTYAWNFGDNATSTDPNPAHTYAAAGNYNAQLTVTNPKGRTAVANVPVTVGNTAPTVSIEFPPDGGFFEWGDLVKYKVNVTDPEDGTIDCDRVVLQYYLGHDQHAHPLQSYTGCEGSVQTLLASGHGAEANVFGVFEAVYTDGGGAGGSNALTGRAIEQLQPKRTQAEYYTSTGRVAGSTSGGDPGVQRQATTDPAGGFENIGFIEDGDWWAIEPANLTGIDSLRFRASSAGGGARIEVRTGAVDGPLVATAEVPNTGDWQGFVDVPAAITTPSTSSGTLYFVARNPTGSTGTGAILNVNWTDFLGRGVTDNAPPVVTASANPTAGVAPVTVAFSGTATDPENDAPFTYAWDFGDGGTANTANASHTYTVPGNFTATLTVTDARGASTFVNVPVQVTAPNTSCFGARSDDFTGTSLDKSRWSTVIRENQLYSVADGSLVLPTAVGDLYGGTNNATNVVLQPAPNGAWQATTKVTLSATANYHQAGLIVYGDDANYAKLDLLYSDNRKFEFIRETAGTPRNEAADGIAVPAGMGDTFYVRLSSDGTNLTGAFSVDGQTFTPVGRSAALAGIENPKVGLFALNGNTTASVNDAKFDWFQLSPDEPAGPVVPSDEFTGTSLDKCKWNAIVREDPAGYRVTGGGLQIDVPNGDIYQGGGTPPSNFILQNAPAGDWTIETKVDGSQFNEQYQQGGLLVYGNDDNYLKLDYIADNAAGQPVTRRIEFRSEIGAVVQDPQPNASNLTQGIWHLRLAKAGDTYTASYSADGTEWTSLGSLTNAAVGATPKFGLFTLGAAQQASKPATFDYFRVSTAVDDPTAPVTTAAVAGTPTGGWYNAATTVTLTATDNTGGSGVASTEYQLDAGTTWTAYTEPILVSGDGAHQVRFRSTDEAGNVEETKTVDVKIDATAPVTSATFAPPSDSGWHAGTIPVTLAATDAGAGVSKLEYSLDGGAWTPYTTTVNVSGDGQHELLYRATDAAGNEETLKSALLKIDGTKPTVLVSGLADGQLYGDSADVRVSWQAVDPTSGLEATIGTLDGQPYANNTLQALYDLSLGLHELTVTATDKAGNTTTSSVRFFVTTSFRDMQNLQDRFKATNRLSTKAHKQLTNKLTAVRDSEAAGNDKRAVQQLTAYKALVADTALVTDADVRDVLTRDADAMIVRLGGEATKAGVKANADKSVQGTGRLAEDPTRIKQGGKL; the protein is encoded by the coding sequence GTGTCAAGACCTCGCCCGCGCCACGCGCTGCGCGGCACCCTCAGCCATGCGCTGCTGAGTCTCGCGGTCGCCGTCACCTCGACGGCGGCCGCACTCGTAGCAGCCCCGAGCGCCGCACAGGCGGCCCCGGCCGCCGCCGCGGCGGACCCGTACTCCGTGCTCGTCTTCTCGAAGACCGCCGGATTCCGGCACGGCTCCATCCCCTCCGGCATCGCGGCCATCCAGCAGCTCGGCACGGCGAACGGGTTCTCCGTCACCGCGACCGAGGACGGTGCCGCGTTCACCGACGCCAATCTCGCCCAGTACAAGGCCGTGATCTGGCTCTCCACCACCGGTGACGTGCTCGACGACACCCAGCAGGCGGCGTTCGAGCGCTACATCGAGGCCGGTGGTGGATACGTCGGTGTCCACGCCGCCTCCGACACCGAGTACAACTGGCCGTGGTACGGCGGGCTGGTCGGCGCGTACTTCAACGCGCACCCGGCCAACCAGCAGGCCACGGTCAAGGTCGAGGACCCGGCGCACCCGTCCACCGCCGGCCTGCCGGCCCAGTGGTCCCGCTTCGACGAGTGGTACAACTTCCGGACCAACCCGCGCGCGAACGTACACGTGCTGGCCAGCCTGGACGAGCGGAGCTACACCCCGGGTAGCGGCGCGATGGGCGCCGACCACCCGACCGCGTGGTGTCAGGACTACGAGGGTGGCCGTTCCTGGTACACCGGCGGTGGTCACACCAACGAGTCGTTCGCGGAGCCGGAGTTCCTCACCCACCTGCTCGGCGGCATCGAGACCGCCGCGGGGGTGGTCGAGGCCGACTGCAGTGCGACGAAGACCAGCAGCTTCGAGAAGGTGTCGCTGGACAGCAACACCAACAACCCGATGGAGCTGGACATCGCTCCGGACGGTCGGGTCTTCTACGTCGAGCGCGACGGCCGGATCCAGATCATCAAGCCGGACACCGGCACCACGGTGACCGCGGTCACGCTGCCGGTCTTCACCGGTAACGAGGACGGTCTGCTCGGCATCCACCTCGACCCGGACTTCGCCACCAACAACTGGGTGTACGTGTACTACGCACCCGCCGGTGGCGCGGCCCGTAACTACCTCTCCCGGTTCACGGTCGAGGGCGACACCGTCAACGCCGCCACCGAGAAGGTCGTGCTCCAGGTCCCGACGCAGCGCAACACCTGCTGCCACGCGGGCGGAAGCATCGCCTTCGACAGCCAGGGAAACCTGTACCTGGCGCTCGGTGACAACACCAACCCGTTCGAGTCGGACTCCTTCACCCCGATCGACGAGCGGCCGGGTCGGCAGGACTACGACGCGCAGCGTTCGTCGGGTAACACCAACGACCTGCGCGGCAAGGTGCTCCGGATCCACCCGGAGGACGACGGCACCTACACCGTGCCGGCCGGCAACCTGTTCGCCCCGGGCACGGCGCTGACCAAGCCCGAGATCTACGCGATGGGCTTCCGGAACCCGTTCCGGATCGGCATCGACCCGCAGACCGACACCCTGTACGTCGGCGACTACGGCCCGGACGCCGGTGCGGCGAACCCGAACCGTGGCCCCGAGGGCACGGTCGAGTGGAACATCGTCGGACCGGGCAACTACGGCTGGCCGTACTGCCACGGCGCGAACTACGCGTACAACGACTACCCGTTCCCGTCGGGACCGAGTGGTGCGAAGTTCGACTGTGCCGCGCCGGTCAACAACTCGCCGAACAACACCGGCCTGACCAACCTGCCGCCGGCCATCTCGGCCACGGTCGACTTCGACTACAGCGGCAACCCGCTGTTCCCGGAGATCGGCGGCGGCGGCGCCCCGATGGGTGGCCCGGTCTACCGGTACGACGAGAACCTCAACTCGGAGCGCAAGTGGCCGGCCTACTACGACGGCAAGGCGCTGCTCGGCGAGTGGAACCAGAACAAGATGTACACCATGCAGGTCAGTGCCGACGGCAAGTCGCTGGTCGACATCAACCAGCTGCTGACCGGCATGACGATGCTGCGGCCGATGGACTTCGAGTTCGGTCCGGACGGGGCGCTGTACCTGATCGAGTGGGGTACCGGCTTCGGCGGCAACAACGACAACTCGGGCATCTACCGGATCGACTACACCGCCGGTGAGCGGGCCCCGATCGCGGTCGCGACCGCCGAGCCCACCTCGGGTCCGGCTCCGCTGGCGGTGCAGTTCTCCAGCGCCGGGTCGCGTGACCCGGACGGTGGCACGCTGACGTACGCCTGGAACTTCGGCGACAACGCCACCTCCACCGACCCGAACCCGGCGCACACGTACGCCGCGGCGGGCAACTACAACGCGCAGCTCACGGTCACCAACCCCAAGGGGCGTACCGCGGTTGCGAACGTACCGGTCACGGTGGGCAACACCGCGCCGACCGTCTCCATCGAGTTCCCGCCGGACGGCGGCTTCTTCGAGTGGGGCGACCTGGTCAAGTACAAGGTCAACGTGACCGACCCGGAGGACGGGACGATCGACTGCGACCGGGTCGTGCTCCAGTACTACCTGGGCCACGACCAGCACGCGCACCCGCTGCAGTCGTACACCGGCTGTGAGGGTTCGGTCCAGACGCTGCTCGCCTCCGGGCACGGCGCCGAGGCGAACGTGTTCGGTGTCTTCGAGGCCGTCTACACCGACGGTGGCGGCGCGGGTGGGTCGAACGCCCTGACCGGGCGGGCGATCGAGCAGCTCCAGCCGAAGCGCACGCAGGCCGAGTACTACACCTCGACCGGCCGGGTGGCCGGATCGACCAGCGGTGGTGACCCGGGCGTGCAGCGCCAGGCGACCACCGACCCGGCCGGTGGATTCGAGAACATCGGGTTCATCGAGGACGGCGACTGGTGGGCGATCGAGCCGGCGAACCTGACCGGCATCGACTCGCTCCGCTTCCGGGCCTCGTCGGCCGGTGGCGGCGCTCGGATCGAGGTCCGTACCGGAGCGGTCGACGGCCCGCTGGTCGCCACCGCCGAGGTGCCGAACACCGGTGACTGGCAGGGATTCGTCGACGTACCGGCGGCGATCACCACCCCGAGCACCAGCAGCGGCACGTTGTACTTCGTGGCGCGCAACCCCACCGGTTCCACCGGAACCGGCGCGATCCTCAACGTGAACTGGACCGACTTCCTCGGTCGGGGTGTGACCGACAACGCCCCGCCGGTGGTCACCGCCTCCGCGAACCCCACCGCCGGCGTCGCGCCGGTGACGGTCGCCTTCAGCGGTACGGCCACCGACCCGGAGAACGACGCCCCGTTCACGTACGCCTGGGACTTCGGTGACGGGGGCACGGCGAACACCGCCAACGCCTCCCACACCTACACCGTGCCGGGCAACTTCACCGCCACCCTGACGGTTACCGACGCGCGTGGTGCCTCCACGTTCGTCAACGTTCCGGTGCAGGTGACCGCGCCGAACACGTCCTGCTTCGGGGCGCGCTCGGACGACTTCACCGGCACCTCGCTGGACAAGTCGCGCTGGTCGACCGTGATCCGGGAGAACCAGCTCTACTCGGTCGCCGACGGCAGCCTGGTTCTGCCGACCGCGGTCGGTGACCTGTACGGCGGCACGAACAACGCCACCAACGTGGTGCTCCAGCCGGCCCCGAACGGTGCCTGGCAGGCGACCACCAAGGTGACGCTGAGCGCGACCGCCAACTACCACCAGGCTGGTCTGATCGTCTACGGCGACGACGCGAACTACGCCAAGCTCGACCTGCTCTACTCGGACAACCGCAAGTTCGAGTTCATCCGGGAGACCGCCGGCACGCCGCGCAACGAGGCCGCCGACGGGATCGCCGTACCGGCCGGGATGGGCGACACGTTCTACGTCCGGCTGAGCAGTGACGGCACCAACCTGACCGGGGCCTTCTCGGTCGACGGCCAGACGTTCACCCCGGTGGGTCGGTCCGCCGCCCTGGCCGGGATCGAGAACCCGAAGGTGGGTCTGTTCGCGCTGAACGGGAACACCACGGCCTCGGTGAACGACGCCAAGTTCGACTGGTTCCAGCTCAGCCCGGACGAGCCGGCCGGCCCGGTCGTGCCGTCCGACGAGTTCACCGGAACCAGCCTGGACAAGTGCAAGTGGAACGCGATCGTCCGGGAAGACCCGGCCGGTTACCGGGTGACCGGTGGCGGCCTGCAGATCGACGTACCGAACGGCGACATCTACCAGGGTGGCGGCACCCCGCCGTCGAACTTCATCCTGCAGAACGCGCCGGCCGGTGACTGGACGATCGAGACCAAGGTCGACGGCAGCCAGTTCAACGAGCAGTACCAGCAGGGCGGTCTCCTCGTCTACGGCAACGACGACAACTACCTGAAGCTGGACTACATCGCGGACAACGCGGCCGGTCAGCCGGTGACCCGGCGGATCGAGTTCCGCAGCGAGATCGGCGCCGTGGTGCAGGACCCGCAGCCGAACGCGTCGAACCTGACGCAGGGCATCTGGCACCTGCGGTTGGCCAAGGCCGGCGACACGTACACCGCGTCGTACTCGGCCGACGGGACCGAATGGACGTCGTTGGGGAGCCTGACCAACGCGGCCGTGGGCGCCACGCCCAAGTTCGGCCTGTTCACCCTGGGTGCGGCACAGCAGGCGTCGAAGCCGGCGACGTTCGACTACTTCCGGGTGAGCACCGCGGTCGACGACCCGACCGCACCGGTGACCACCGCGGCAGTGGCCGGTACGCCGACCGGCGGCTGGTACAACGCCGCCACCACGGTCACCCTGACCGCCACCGACAACACCGGTGGCAGCGGAGTGGCGAGCACCGAGTACCAGCTCGACGCGGGCACCACCTGGACCGCCTACACCGAGCCGATCCTGGTCTCCGGTGACGGCGCCCACCAGGTCCGGTTCCGCTCCACGGACGAGGCCGGCAACGTCGAGGAGACGAAGACGGTCGACGTGAAGATCGACGCGACCGCGCCGGTCACCTCGGCGACCTTCGCGCCGCCGAGCGACAGCGGTTGGCACGCCGGGACCATCCCGGTGACGCTCGCCGCCACCGACGCGGGTGCCGGGGTCAGCAAGCTGGAGTACTCGCTGGACGGCGGCGCCTGGACGCCGTACACCACGACGGTCAACGTCAGCGGCGACGGGCAGCACGAGTTGCTGTACCGGGCCACCGACGCGGCCGGCAACGAGGAGACGCTGAAGTCGGCGCTGCTCAAGATCGACGGCACCAAGCCCACCGTGCTGGTCTCCGGTCTCGCCGACGGCCAGCTCTACGGCGACAGCGCCGACGTCCGGGTCTCCTGGCAGGCGGTCGACCCGACCTCCGGTCTGGAAGCCACCATCGGCACCCTCGACGGCCAGCCGTACGCCAACAACACGCTGCAGGCGCTCTACGACCTGTCGCTGGGGCTGCACGAGCTGACCGTGACCGCGACCGACAAGGCCGGCAACACCACGACCTCGTCGGTACGGTTCTTCGTCACCACCTCGTTCCGGGACATGCAGAACCTGCAGGACCGGTTC
- the thiE gene encoding thiamine phosphate synthase, with product MGRLHLITDTRTGRDPLATVRAAIAVAGPQLVVQVRVEDDTTDRDAYDLARRIVDLCTPVGATCLVNDRLHIALAANAAGGHVGALDLPVEAARRVLGPTAVLGATARAPDPARDAVAAGATYLGVGPCYATTTKDGLPEPIGPAGIARVAEAVGVPVIAIGGVTAARVPELLAAGAYGVAVVGAVSAAADPARATTELLDALTRTGASTW from the coding sequence CTGGGACGTCTGCATCTCATCACCGACACCCGTACTGGGCGTGATCCTCTCGCCACGGTACGTGCGGCGATCGCCGTGGCCGGGCCACAACTCGTGGTCCAGGTACGCGTCGAGGACGACACCACCGACCGCGACGCGTACGACCTCGCCCGGCGGATCGTCGACCTCTGCACACCGGTCGGCGCCACCTGCCTGGTCAACGACCGGCTGCACATCGCCCTCGCGGCGAACGCCGCCGGTGGCCACGTCGGTGCGCTCGACCTGCCCGTCGAGGCCGCCCGACGGGTGCTCGGGCCGACCGCGGTGCTCGGCGCCACCGCCCGCGCACCCGACCCGGCCCGGGACGCGGTGGCGGCCGGCGCCACCTACCTCGGCGTCGGACCCTGTTACGCCACCACCACCAAGGACGGGCTGCCGGAACCGATCGGCCCGGCCGGCATCGCGCGGGTGGCCGAGGCGGTGGGCGTACCGGTCATCGCGATCGGCGGGGTGACCGCCGCCCGGGTGCCGGAACTGCTCGCCGCCGGCGCGTACGGGGTGGCCGTGGTCGGCGCCGTCAGTGCCGCCGCCGATCCCGCCCGAGCCACCACGGAACTGCTGGACGCGCTGACCCGTACCGGGGCTTCGACGTGGTAG